One genomic segment of Methanobacterium spitsbergense includes these proteins:
- the dapB gene encoding 4-hydroxy-tetrahydrodipicolinate reductase: protein MINVAVTGACGRMGSKIIKTILEQEDMDVVAAIEIPNTPLQGKDVGVVIGIGEIGVEVNGAEKLQDVLKSKKPDVLVDFTIANAAVGTIKTSSECGVNLVVGTTGFSDEQMSEIIDSIKKAQVSAVIAPNMAVGVNVFFKVLKDLANILGDYDVEIIEAHHRHKKDAPSGTAVKAAEIIATELNRNMDEVGVYGRKGIVGERTAEEIGVHAVRGGDIVGDHMVLFAGDGERLEIIHRANSRQAFVNGVIKGIRYVINTDKGNISDMGDVLGLK, encoded by the coding sequence ATGATAAATGTGGCTGTAACAGGTGCATGCGGAAGAATGGGTTCAAAGATAATAAAAACAATACTTGAACAGGAAGACATGGATGTTGTGGCAGCAATAGAAATTCCCAACACTCCTCTACAAGGTAAAGATGTTGGAGTAGTAATTGGAATAGGAGAAATAGGTGTAGAAGTTAACGGGGCAGAAAAACTTCAAGACGTCCTTAAAAGTAAAAAACCAGATGTATTGGTTGACTTTACCATAGCCAATGCTGCGGTGGGTACCATAAAAACTTCTTCTGAATGTGGTGTGAACCTTGTAGTAGGAACAACGGGATTTTCAGACGAACAAATGTCCGAAATAATAGACTCAATTAAAAAAGCCCAAGTAAGTGCAGTTATAGCTCCTAATATGGCTGTAGGAGTAAATGTATTTTTCAAGGTCTTAAAGGATCTTGCAAATATTCTAGGAGACTACGATGTGGAAATTATTGAAGCCCATCATAGACACAAGAAGGATGCACCATCCGGCACAGCGGTTAAAGCTGCGGAGATCATTGCCACAGAACTCAACCGCAACATGGATGAAGTAGGTGTTTATGGGCGAAAAGGTATTGTTGGTGAAAGAACAGCTGAAGAAATAGGAGTTCACGCTGTAAGAGGGGGCGATATTGTTGGGGATCATATGGTTCTCTTTGCAGGTGATGGTGAACGTCTTGAAATAATTCACAGAGCCAACAGCAGACAAGCATTTGTAAATGGAGTAATAAAAGGAATTAGATATGTTATAAATACAGATAAAGGTAATATATCTGATATGGGCGATGTTTTGGGATTGAAATAA
- the asd gene encoding aspartate-semialdehyde dehydrogenase, producing the protein MVNVGILGATGMVGQRFIELLANHPDFEVTALTASTRSAGKRYEDAVTWNLESKIPESIKDITVVETDPQQVKDVEIVFSALPSENAAVAEPKFAKAGMKVASNASAMRMEPDVPLVVPEVNPEHLDLIEIQQKKRGWDGFIVTNPNCSTIALVMTLKPLYDQFNIKRVYVSTMQAVSGAGYNGVPSMAIVDNLVPFIGEEEEKMETETLHLLGDFDGESVTDANFGVSTSCHRVAVLDGHTEAVFIEMQNDFEVDDVKQSFSDFKGLPQKLNLHSAPKNPVVIREEENRPQPRMDRMEGNGMAVSVGRIRKDDVFDKGLKYILVGHNTIRGAAGASILNAELINEIM; encoded by the coding sequence ATGGTAAATGTAGGAATACTAGGAGCAACTGGAATGGTTGGGCAGCGATTCATTGAATTGTTGGCAAATCATCCTGATTTTGAGGTAACTGCACTAACAGCTTCCACAAGATCTGCTGGAAAAAGATACGAAGATGCAGTAACATGGAATCTTGAAAGTAAAATACCAGAATCAATAAAAGATATTACAGTGGTTGAAACAGACCCCCAGCAAGTAAAAGATGTTGAAATAGTATTTTCGGCCTTACCATCAGAAAATGCGGCAGTGGCTGAACCCAAATTTGCAAAGGCAGGCATGAAAGTTGCATCCAATGCAAGTGCAATGCGAATGGAACCAGATGTACCATTAGTAGTTCCAGAAGTAAACCCTGAACATTTGGATCTCATAGAAATTCAGCAGAAAAAAAGAGGATGGGATGGATTTATAGTTACTAATCCAAATTGCTCTACAATTGCCCTGGTAATGACATTAAAACCACTTTATGACCAGTTCAATATAAAAAGAGTATATGTATCCACCATGCAAGCAGTCTCAGGAGCAGGTTACAATGGAGTACCATCCATGGCCATAGTTGATAATCTTGTACCATTCATAGGTGAAGAAGAAGAGAAAATGGAAACAGAAACACTCCATCTCTTAGGAGACTTTGATGGGGAATCAGTTACAGATGCGAACTTTGGTGTAAGTACATCTTGTCATAGAGTTGCAGTTCTGGATGGACATACAGAAGCTGTTTTCATAGAAATGCAAAACGACTTTGAAGTTGATGATGTAAAACAATCATTTTCAGACTTCAAAGGCCTGCCACAAAAATTAAATCTTCATTCCGCTCCAAAGAATCCTGTAGTTATTCGGGAAGAAGAAAACAGGCCACAGCCACGTATGGATAGAATGGAAGGTAATGGGATGGCTGTATCTGTAGGAAGGATTCGTAAAGATGATGTTTTTGACAAAGGTTTAAAGTACATATTAGTTGGTCATAACACCATTAGAGGCGCTGCTGGAGCTTCTATTCTTAACGCAGAATTGATAAATGAGATAATGTAA
- a CDS encoding phosphatase PAP2 family protein produces the protein MLDLIGVASNVDLIIFYIINSNLQNSYFNFLMPLITNAGLYLFWLGVCAILAIFGGEKGRNVALLLLIAIVMGYILSEALKYIFMRPRPYQVLTSVHQLAALNSPSFPSGHATQVFIACVILGRKYGYILLFLLLAIVVSFSRVYLGVHYPSDVIAGALLGIGISIIVIHFEDNILKLKNRLVHR, from the coding sequence ATGTTGGATTTAATTGGTGTGGCTAGCAATGTTGATTTGATTATATTTTATATAATCAATTCAAATCTCCAGAATTCATATTTCAATTTTTTAATGCCATTAATTACAAATGCAGGACTTTATTTATTCTGGTTGGGAGTTTGTGCAATACTTGCAATCTTTGGTGGGGAGAAAGGTAGAAATGTGGCATTACTTCTTTTAATAGCTATTGTTATGGGTTATATTCTTTCAGAAGCTTTAAAATATATTTTCATGAGACCAAGACCATATCAGGTTTTAACAAGTGTGCACCAATTAGCAGCCCTTAATAGTCCTTCATTTCCATCAGGCCATGCAACACAAGTATTCATAGCATGTGTAATCCTTGGCAGAAAGTATGGGTACATTTTATTGTTTCTTTTACTTGCAATTGTAGTATCATTTTCAAGAGTATATCTTGGTGTTCATTATCCTAGCGATGTTATTGCTGGTGCGTTACTTGGTATTGGAATTAGCATAATAGTCATCCATTTTGAAGATAATATCTTAAAGCTTAAAAACAGGTTAGTACATAGATAA